Proteins encoded within one genomic window of uncultured Draconibacterium sp.:
- a CDS encoding M14 family metallopeptidase → MKKFLKIAGITLAVLVVLLLGYSYVSFNSFSPSYPDVAIDNAKLVYFQDSWEECRDAFRAQANSMKTRFDSVTVFSRAVESKTDQDLTIDFCYIPASDATEKLVMICSGTHGIEGFVGSAVQQQLMAEFFKPEMFENTGVLLVHGLNAWGFKNQRRFTENNVDLNRNYSTDRSLFETKNDGFVALYDMLTPKGKLNMNSISNKFFMVTAINQIARKGMPALLQAFAQGQYDFPEGIYFGGDDFEQQVIIMSEVLSDIAAPYTTLLNLDLHTGFGERGELHLFPNPIDDPELKAKTEAVFDGYQIDWGDSDNFYTVHGQFVEFIGDLFPDKTSIPMLMEFGTLNTGSTIGAVKSAHISITENQGAHYGYKSEKDSLKALDGYYEMFYPPSERWRSNALAVSQEMMGNIWENFAEL, encoded by the coding sequence ATGAAAAAGTTTCTAAAAATTGCAGGAATAACTCTTGCCGTTTTGGTTGTATTGCTGTTGGGGTATTCTTATGTGAGTTTTAATTCCTTTTCTCCATCTTATCCAGATGTCGCAATTGATAACGCAAAACTGGTCTATTTTCAGGATTCATGGGAAGAATGTCGTGATGCTTTCAGAGCCCAGGCCAATTCCATGAAAACGCGGTTTGACAGTGTGACAGTATTTTCTCGAGCCGTGGAAAGTAAAACCGACCAGGATTTAACCATTGATTTTTGCTATATTCCGGCAAGCGATGCTACTGAAAAATTGGTAATGATCTGCTCCGGCACCCACGGTATTGAAGGATTTGTGGGCAGCGCCGTTCAGCAACAACTAATGGCCGAATTTTTTAAACCTGAAATGTTTGAGAATACCGGAGTTTTGCTGGTGCACGGATTAAATGCATGGGGTTTTAAAAACCAGCGAAGGTTTACTGAAAATAACGTCGATCTGAACCGAAACTACAGTACTGACCGTTCGCTTTTTGAAACAAAGAACGATGGATTTGTGGCGCTTTACGATATGCTTACGCCCAAAGGGAAATTGAATATGAACAGCATAAGCAACAAGTTCTTTATGGTGACTGCCATCAATCAAATTGCCCGAAAAGGTATGCCTGCATTGTTGCAGGCTTTTGCTCAGGGGCAATACGATTTCCCGGAAGGAATTTATTTTGGTGGTGATGACTTTGAACAGCAAGTAATAATAATGTCCGAAGTTCTGAGCGACATAGCTGCACCTTATACTACACTTTTGAATCTCGATCTGCATACCGGTTTTGGCGAAAGAGGAGAGTTGCACTTGTTTCCAAACCCGATCGATGATCCTGAATTAAAAGCAAAAACCGAAGCTGTTTTCGATGGCTACCAAATTGATTGGGGCGACTCGGATAACTTTTACACTGTACACGGGCAGTTCGTTGAATTTATTGGCGACTTATTTCCTGATAAAACTTCGATACCAATGTTGATGGAATTTGGGACCTTGAATACCGGCTCAACGATTGGTGCAGTTAAATCGGCACATATTTCAATCACTGAAAATCAGGGGGCGCATTACGGCTACAAATCAGAAAAAGACAGTTTAAAAGCTTTGGACGGATATTACGAAATGTTTTATCCGCCTTCGGAAAGATGGCGCAGCAATGCACTTGCAGTTTCGCAGGAAATGATGGGAAATATCTGGGAGAATTTTGCTGAGTTGTAG
- a CDS encoding NAD(P)H-dependent glycerol-3-phosphate dehydrogenase, whose translation MNLKTDKVGIIGSGSWATALAKILLENVNEINWYFRKQSTIETFKRNKHNPRYLDEVEFDTSKINFCDDINCIVSHSDILIIAVPSAFLPTVLADVKDLSGKYILSGVKGIVTDENLLVAEYLQKYFNVDHDMIGVLAGPCHAEEVAREKLSYLTVACTTEEKAIKFTQLIECDYIYTSASDDIWGTEYAAVLKNIIAIAAGIAHGQRFGDNFHAVLISRAIQEIKRFVDQVHPINRDIKAPAYLGDLMVTAYSQFSRNRTFGSMIGKGYSVKAAQLELNMVAEGYYASKSIHKINEKHHVDMPICEAVYKILYEKVPPLKVFCELTPKLC comes from the coding sequence ATGAATTTAAAGACAGATAAAGTTGGCATTATCGGGAGTGGTAGCTGGGCAACAGCTTTGGCTAAAATTCTTTTAGAAAACGTAAACGAAATCAACTGGTATTTTCGTAAACAATCAACCATCGAAACGTTTAAAAGGAATAAACACAATCCGCGTTATTTAGATGAAGTTGAGTTTGATACTTCAAAAATTAATTTCTGCGACGATATAAACTGCATTGTTTCCCATTCTGATATACTTATCATAGCTGTTCCTTCAGCATTCCTTCCTACAGTATTGGCCGATGTAAAAGACCTTTCAGGTAAATATATTTTATCGGGAGTAAAAGGAATTGTTACCGACGAAAACCTTTTGGTTGCTGAATATTTGCAAAAGTATTTTAATGTCGACCATGATATGATTGGTGTTTTGGCCGGTCCGTGCCATGCTGAAGAAGTTGCACGTGAAAAGCTATCGTACCTTACCGTGGCCTGTACCACCGAAGAAAAGGCGATTAAATTTACACAACTTATTGAGTGCGATTATATTTACACCTCGGCGTCGGATGATATTTGGGGAACCGAATATGCCGCCGTACTGAAGAACATTATTGCTATTGCTGCCGGTATTGCACACGGGCAGCGTTTTGGCGACAATTTTCATGCAGTGCTAATTTCACGGGCTATACAGGAAATAAAACGGTTTGTAGATCAGGTGCACCCAATTAACCGCGATATAAAAGCTCCTGCTTACCTTGGCGATCTTATGGTAACCGCATACTCGCAATTCAGCCGCAACCGCACTTTCGGGTCGATGATTGGAAAAGGCTACTCAGTAAAAGCTGCGCAACTGGAATTAAATATGGTTGCCGAAGGTTATTATGCTTCAAAATCCATTCACAAAATTAATGAGAAACACCACGTAGATATGCCTATTTGCGAGGCGGTTTACAAAATACTTTACGAAAAAGTACCTCCACTGAAAGTGTTCTGCGAGTTAACACCAAAACTGTGTTAG
- the pgi gene encoding glucose-6-phosphate isomerase, translating into MLPKINPIETKAWQKLEEMSFEFEGTHMKDLFAADADRFEKYSLKFEDILLDFSKNIVNDEVKATLFELAKECGLKDAISAMFSGQKINATEDRAVLHVALRNRSNTPIVVDGEDVMPEVNAVLDQMKGFTAKVISGEWKGYTGKAITDIVNIGIGGSDLGPLMVTEALKPYKNHLKLHFVSNVDGTHIAETLKEVDPETTMFIVASKTFTTQETMTNANTAKDWFLESAKDLENVAKHFVAVSTNADAVSAFGIDTDNMFRFWNWVGGRYSLWSAIGLSIMLGIGYDNYIELLEGAHTMDKHFSETDFDKNIPVILALIGLWYNNFYGAESEAILPYDQYMHRFSAYFQQGNMESNGKYVDRNGEQVDYQTGPIIWGEPGTNGQHAFYQLIHQGTKLIPCDFIASAINHNKVGDHHPKLLANFFAQTEAMMVGKTEEQVVAELKAAGKTEAEIKELTPFKIFMGNIPTNSILVKQLTPRVLGSLIAMYEHKIFVQGIIWNIYSFDQWGVELGKQLANAILPELNNDEKVIGHDASTNGLINAWKEMR; encoded by the coding sequence ATGTTACCTAAAATCAATCCTATTGAAACTAAAGCCTGGCAAAAACTGGAAGAGATGTCCTTCGAGTTTGAAGGCACTCATATGAAAGACCTGTTTGCCGCCGATGCAGACCGGTTTGAAAAGTACTCACTGAAATTTGAAGATATCCTGCTCGACTTCTCGAAAAACATTGTTAATGATGAGGTAAAAGCAACTTTATTCGAATTGGCTAAAGAGTGTGGTTTAAAAGACGCCATTTCGGCAATGTTTTCGGGGCAGAAAATTAATGCTACCGAAGATCGTGCAGTACTTCATGTGGCTTTGCGCAACCGCAGTAACACTCCAATTGTTGTTGATGGCGAAGATGTAATGCCCGAAGTTAATGCTGTGCTCGACCAAATGAAAGGTTTTACCGCAAAAGTAATTTCGGGCGAGTGGAAAGGTTATACCGGCAAAGCAATTACCGATATTGTAAACATTGGTATTGGCGGTTCGGATCTTGGTCCGTTAATGGTTACTGAGGCTTTAAAACCTTACAAAAACCATCTGAAACTGCACTTTGTATCGAATGTTGACGGCACGCACATTGCCGAAACTCTAAAAGAAGTTGATCCGGAAACTACCATGTTTATAGTGGCTTCTAAAACATTTACTACGCAGGAAACCATGACCAACGCTAATACTGCAAAAGACTGGTTCCTCGAGTCGGCAAAAGATTTGGAGAACGTAGCCAAACACTTCGTTGCGGTTTCTACTAACGCCGATGCTGTTTCTGCTTTTGGTATCGATACTGACAACATGTTCCGTTTCTGGAACTGGGTTGGTGGTCGTTACTCGTTGTGGTCGGCAATTGGTTTAAGCATAATGCTGGGAATTGGTTACGATAACTACATCGAGTTGCTTGAAGGTGCTCATACCATGGATAAGCATTTCAGCGAAACCGATTTCGATAAAAATATCCCGGTAATCCTGGCACTGATCGGCCTTTGGTACAACAACTTCTACGGCGCCGAAAGTGAAGCTATTCTTCCGTACGACCAGTACATGCACCGTTTTTCTGCGTATTTCCAGCAAGGAAACATGGAAAGTAACGGAAAATATGTCGATCGCAACGGCGAGCAAGTGGATTACCAAACTGGCCCGATTATTTGGGGTGAGCCCGGAACAAACGGACAGCACGCATTTTATCAGCTGATTCACCAGGGAACAAAACTGATTCCTTGCGACTTTATCGCATCGGCAATTAACCACAATAAAGTAGGCGATCATCATCCGAAATTACTGGCCAACTTCTTCGCGCAAACCGAAGCTATGATGGTGGGTAAAACCGAAGAGCAGGTCGTTGCAGAATTAAAAGCTGCTGGTAAAACAGAAGCGGAAATTAAAGAATTGACACCGTTTAAAATATTTATGGGGAATATTCCAACCAACTCAATTTTGGTGAAACAATTAACACCTCGCGTTTTAGGATCGTTAATTGCCATGTACGAGCACAAAATTTTTGTACAGGGAATTATCTGGAATATTTACAGTTTCGATCAGTGGGGAGTTGAGTTGGGTAAACAATTGGCCAACGCTATTCTACCGGAATTGAACAACGACGAAAAAGTTATAGGGCATGATGCATCAACCAATGGTTTGATTAACGCCTGGAAAGAAATGAGATAA
- a CDS encoding DMT family transporter codes for MKTATFKGYLLALVATIAFSNVYIFSKAALNEVHLTQFGIYWCGFGMLFSFLFALKNKKLGQLKVLSKKQRRILLLLGVLEILTTTSFFISINVIPDPSITSFIGNLFPVMVTLGGIVLLKEKFGWIEIVGASLALIGTFVISYTGGTSLKTLFIAGTGIVVINALFATTATLIVKVHVKNISPELFNLNRYTWLFTFSLIAFFIYSPEAAIPSRAFANISIGAFLEFIAILTVYYSYQFIDASRSAVVQTLKGIFVLIGAYLVFHTFPVLHQFIGGMVTVIGVLIMTLAQAGIFKRWR; via the coding sequence ATGAAAACAGCCACATTTAAGGGATACCTGCTAGCCCTTGTTGCCACAATCGCTTTCTCAAACGTATATATATTTAGTAAGGCTGCGTTAAACGAAGTTCATTTAACACAATTTGGTATTTACTGGTGTGGTTTTGGCATGCTGTTCAGTTTCCTTTTTGCTCTAAAGAACAAAAAACTGGGTCAGTTAAAAGTTCTCAGCAAAAAACAACGTCGTATACTTTTGCTGCTTGGCGTTCTCGAAATCCTGACAACTACTTCATTTTTTATTTCTATAAACGTTATCCCCGATCCTTCCATTACATCTTTTATCGGCAACCTTTTTCCGGTAATGGTTACGTTAGGAGGTATCGTTCTGCTGAAAGAAAAGTTTGGCTGGATTGAAATCGTTGGTGCTTCGCTGGCGCTTATCGGTACTTTTGTTATCAGTTACACCGGCGGAACAAGTTTAAAAACGCTGTTTATTGCCGGAACCGGAATTGTGGTTATTAACGCACTTTTTGCCACCACTGCAACACTTATTGTAAAAGTACATGTAAAAAATATTAGCCCCGAGCTGTTTAACCTAAACCGTTACACCTGGCTGTTCACATTTTCGTTAATTGCATTTTTTATCTACAGTCCTGAAGCCGCAATTCCGTCGCGAGCCTTTGCGAATATCTCAATTGGGGCATTCCTTGAGTTTATTGCCATTTTAACGGTATACTATTCCTATCAGTTTATCGATGCATCGCGCTCGGCAGTGGTACAAACGCTAAAAGGAATTTTTGTTTTAATTGGTGCCTACCTTGTTTTTCATACCTTCCCGGTGTTGCACCAATTTATTGGAGGAATGGTTACAGTAATCGGCGTATTGATTATGACTTTAGCGCAAGCCGGCATTTTCAAAAGATGGCGTTAA
- a CDS encoding efflux RND transporter periplasmic adaptor subunit has translation MKKRNWLFAAMAVIILFVVLIILSGSKNETTQITTTVKKGPFEVLVYSSGQLESENSDHVYIPEKLKDRQTRISNLTITDIVEEGTYVDSGDYVATLDHQAVQEQLKDAQDELETTLSEYNDSKIDSNLTLSNERDQIINATLDVEERKIAVDESIYESPSEQKKVRMDYDKAVRKLEQSKQAYELKTQQEINKVNRKFITYKQVKERVDALEELMDQLIIYSPKAGIISYHKYEWGGTVETGSRVSQWSPIIATFPNMDNLVTKTFINEIDIALIKPGQKVRIGIDAFPDKTLTGEVATVANMGQLMPKSDAKVFEVKIKVDGSDPDLKPAMTTSNTIQASFIEDATYVPIEAVFSNDSLSYVYLNDSKTAQIIEPGEANENYVVVNQGLEEGQKVQLLEPADAANYELSGFEIYAEMKRKAAEKAAEEAAKKKEQKEEKAPELPEGMALPPGVTITSAN, from the coding sequence ATGAAGAAAAGAAACTGGCTGTTTGCCGCCATGGCAGTAATTATACTGTTTGTGGTTCTCATTATTTTATCGGGTTCGAAGAACGAAACCACACAAATTACCACTACCGTAAAGAAAGGCCCTTTTGAAGTGCTGGTGTACTCAAGCGGGCAACTTGAATCGGAAAACTCCGACCATGTTTACATTCCCGAGAAACTAAAAGATCGTCAAACCCGAATTTCCAACTTAACAATTACCGATATTGTTGAAGAGGGAACTTATGTCGATTCGGGAGATTATGTTGCTACACTTGATCATCAGGCCGTTCAGGAACAATTAAAAGATGCCCAGGATGAGCTGGAAACAACTTTATCGGAATACAACGACAGTAAGATCGACTCCAACCTTACGCTAAGTAACGAACGCGACCAGATTATTAACGCTACACTGGATGTGGAAGAACGAAAAATTGCGGTTGACGAATCGATTTACGAATCGCCATCGGAACAAAAAAAGGTAAGAATGGATTACGATAAGGCCGTGCGAAAACTGGAGCAATCGAAACAAGCCTACGAATTAAAAACGCAACAGGAAATTAATAAGGTAAACCGTAAATTTATTACCTACAAACAAGTAAAAGAACGTGTTGATGCCTTGGAAGAATTAATGGATCAGTTGATTATTTATTCGCCAAAAGCAGGTATTATTTCCTACCACAAGTACGAGTGGGGAGGCACCGTTGAAACCGGATCGCGCGTATCGCAGTGGAGCCCGATTATTGCCACCTTCCCGAACATGGATAACCTGGTTACCAAAACCTTTATTAACGAAATAGACATTGCACTGATAAAACCTGGTCAAAAAGTTAGAATTGGAATTGATGCTTTCCCCGATAAAACATTAACCGGCGAAGTGGCCACCGTGGCCAACATGGGGCAGCTAATGCCAAAAAGTGATGCAAAGGTTTTTGAGGTAAAAATTAAAGTCGACGGCTCTGATCCCGATCTGAAACCGGCAATGACGACCAGTAACACCATTCAGGCCAGTTTTATTGAAGATGCCACTTATGTACCTATCGAAGCCGTATTCTCAAACGATAGTTTGTCATATGTATATCTCAATGATTCGAAAACAGCACAAATTATTGAACCCGGCGAGGCCAACGAAAACTATGTGGTAGTAAACCAGGGGCTTGAAGAGGGGCAGAAAGTGCAATTACTTGAGCCGGCAGATGCTGCCAATTACGAACTTAGCGGTTTTGAAATTTATGCCGAGATGAAACGTAAAGCAGCTGAAAAAGCCGCAGAAGAAGCAGCAAAAAAGAAAGAACAGAAAGAAGAAAAAGCGCCTGAATTACCCGAGGGA